One region of Salinirubrum litoreum genomic DNA includes:
- a CDS encoding Fic family protein, with amino-acid sequence MPTEELPENAPGEYVPYHPNPYYSPETLPIEPKLDLSTETQDLVADAAYQIGRVDGISSTVDFSAVLYTSLIRLEAVESARIEGADVAYQDIEAYHTKHPGDGTDSKVEKDLKEALNYETALTYGLSKIESGAPITLSLLKELHSMLLEDVRNEGDVVGEFREHMVHLTSPQPGERPFVPPSPEGLSGLMQSLESYVQMGGQYHPLVDAAVIHYFFETVHPFSDGNGRLGRLLIILYLTSKGYLESPYIYPSAYFNRHKVEYVERMRAVSDGGAWEEWFRFFLEGLRSQAERSYDRTHRLRVLQARYEKEYSGSTSTDRFARQLLQYPYFTAPDLVEYLGVSRRTAYKVVEDLESDGLIEEVTGKKRGKEYKAVDVFDILE; translated from the coding sequence ATGCCTACCGAAGAGCTTCCCGAGAATGCACCGGGAGAATACGTCCCGTATCATCCAAATCCATACTACTCACCCGAAACTCTCCCGATAGAGCCGAAACTCGACCTCTCCACAGAGACGCAGGATTTGGTAGCCGATGCTGCGTACCAAATCGGTCGTGTTGACGGTATCAGCTCAACGGTTGATTTCTCTGCAGTTCTATACACCTCTCTCATTCGCCTCGAGGCTGTCGAATCAGCACGTATCGAGGGTGCAGACGTTGCGTATCAAGACATTGAGGCCTACCACACGAAACACCCTGGAGACGGAACTGATTCGAAGGTCGAGAAAGACCTGAAAGAGGCACTTAATTACGAGACTGCGCTCACATACGGCCTCAGCAAAATAGAGAGCGGTGCACCGATAACGCTCTCACTACTCAAAGAACTCCATTCAATGCTGCTCGAGGATGTCCGAAATGAGGGAGACGTCGTTGGGGAGTTCCGCGAACATATGGTTCATCTCACGAGCCCACAGCCAGGAGAGCGTCCGTTCGTCCCACCGAGTCCGGAAGGACTCAGTGGACTCATGCAGTCACTCGAGTCGTACGTTCAGATGGGCGGACAGTATCACCCGCTCGTCGATGCCGCAGTTATCCACTATTTCTTCGAGACAGTGCACCCCTTTTCTGATGGGAACGGTCGGCTCGGTCGCCTACTCATTATTCTGTATTTAACGAGCAAAGGCTACCTCGAAAGTCCATACATCTACCCGAGTGCGTACTTCAATCGTCACAAGGTCGAGTACGTCGAGCGGATGCGTGCGGTGAGTGACGGCGGTGCGTGGGAGGAGTGGTTCAGGTTCTTCCTCGAAGGACTTCGAAGTCAAGCTGAGCGGTCGTACGACCGAACGCATCGACTCCGTGTCCTCCAAGCGCGCTACGAGAAAGAGTACTCTGGCAGTACGAGTACGGATAGATTCGCTCGGCAGTTACTTCAGTACCCGTATTTCACGGCGCCAGATCTCGTGGAGTATCTCGGTGTCTCACGCCGGACCGCCTACAAAGTCGTTGAGGATCTCGAATCGGATGGCCTCATCGAGGAAGTGACTGGCAAAAAACGTGGGAAAGAATACAAAGCAGTCGACGTATTCGATATTCTGGAGTAG
- a CDS encoding helix-turn-helix domain-containing protein, producing MSEFDPAPKPDETERRWQAGTDTFGRIYDVVLGITDPTAYTDIAERADCSPNAAKKHLDRLADMVIVRAERDSRPATYERNEGYLEWQDASRIAEELSIEAIIHRVESLEAQRAAYETKFETTDPTAVNVFDHESHETIHERMTAVSEWQGVIRDIRLYELARQLSQNDGHLIPA from the coding sequence ATGAGCGAGTTCGATCCAGCTCCGAAGCCTGATGAGACGGAGCGACGGTGGCAGGCAGGGACAGACACGTTCGGTCGTATATACGACGTCGTTCTCGGAATTACCGACCCGACTGCGTATACCGACATCGCAGAGCGTGCGGACTGCTCGCCCAACGCCGCGAAGAAGCACCTCGATCGCTTAGCAGATATGGTCATCGTCCGAGCTGAGAGAGACAGCCGTCCGGCGACGTACGAACGGAACGAGGGATATCTCGAATGGCAGGACGCCAGTCGCATCGCAGAGGAACTCTCGATCGAAGCGATCATCCACCGCGTGGAATCGCTCGAAGCGCAGCGGGCAGCGTACGAAACGAAGTTCGAGACGACCGACCCGACGGCAGTCAACGTGTTCGACCACGAGAGTCACGAAACCATTCACGAGCGGATGACAGCAGTCAGTGAGTGGCAGGGCGTGATTCGAGACATCAGGCTGTACGAACTCGCTCGACAACTTTCCCAGAACGACGGGCATCTGATTCCAGCCTAG
- a CDS encoding lamin tail domain-containing protein yields MSVSSRSIQVASVVVLIVLAGCLGGAGPADPSTTPTAESTAQPTATAEGTLEVHFINVGQSVSTLVVGPTGETMLIDTGHYNDDGEYVLSYLKAHDIDQIDYLVVSHNDADHIGGNAAIIEYYETQADGIGAIYDPGIAASTQTYESYLDAVEEHDVTLYQTREGDTIPFEGATVDVFGPPDPYLEDEERNENSIVLKLTHGQTSLLFTGDAEDDQEQYLIDTYGAQLNSTVMKAGHHGSSSSTSGAILDAADPQAVIISSAYDSQYGHPTDEVLTRLSDRSIPAFWTATHGNIVLVSDGQGVSVQTQTDAPTTATQLKEGSPIEPGMDGEVTERVRYGGTAVTAATSTAVTDGGTPTGQLEITEINADAEGDDGENLNDEYVVFENTGDGPLDIGGWTVSDEAGKTYTVPSGVTLEAGSQVTLHTGSGEDTATDLYWGQGSPVWNNGGDTVIVRNSDGDIVREEQYDG; encoded by the coding sequence ATGTCTGTGTCCTCTCGGTCGATTCAAGTCGCCTCGGTCGTCGTTCTCATCGTTCTCGCGGGCTGTCTCGGCGGTGCTGGGCCCGCAGATCCGAGTACAACTCCCACAGCAGAGTCAACTGCTCAGCCGACTGCGACGGCCGAAGGGACACTCGAGGTCCACTTCATCAACGTCGGCCAATCGGTGAGTACGCTCGTCGTCGGGCCGACAGGCGAGACCATGCTGATCGATACGGGCCACTACAACGACGACGGTGAGTACGTCCTCTCGTATCTCAAAGCACACGACATCGACCAGATCGACTACCTCGTGGTCTCACACAACGACGCCGACCACATCGGCGGGAACGCCGCGATCATCGAGTACTACGAGACACAGGCCGATGGCATCGGTGCGATCTACGACCCCGGCATCGCTGCGAGTACGCAGACCTACGAGTCGTACCTCGATGCAGTCGAGGAACACGACGTCACGCTCTATCAAACTCGCGAGGGTGATACGATTCCGTTCGAGGGTGCCACCGTCGACGTCTTCGGTCCACCCGATCCGTATCTCGAAGACGAGGAGCGGAACGAGAACAGCATCGTCCTCAAACTCACGCACGGCCAGACGAGCCTCTTGTTCACAGGTGATGCTGAGGACGATCAAGAACAATACTTGATCGACACCTACGGCGCACAGCTCAACTCGACAGTGATGAAGGCGGGTCACCACGGCTCTTCGAGTTCGACGAGTGGGGCAATACTCGATGCAGCTGATCCGCAGGCGGTCATCATCTCGAGTGCGTACGACTCACAGTACGGCCACCCGACTGACGAGGTGCTCACCAGACTCTCTGATCGGTCGATCCCCGCGTTCTGGACTGCCACCCACGGGAACATCGTCCTCGTGAGTGACGGCCAAGGGGTTTCAGTCCAGACGCAGACCGACGCCCCCACGACTGCGACGCAACTCAAAGAGGGCAGTCCGATCGAACCCGGAATGGATGGGGAAGTCACCGAGCGCGTTCGCTACGGTGGGACTGCTGTGACGGCGGCGACGAGTACGGCTGTAACTGACGGCGGGACGCCCACCGGGCAACTGGAGATCACCGAGATCAACGCCGATGCCGAGGGTGACGACGGTGAGAACCTCAACGACGAGTACGTCGTCTTCGAGAACACTGGCGATGGACCACTCGACATCGGCGGCTGGACTGTGAGTGACGAGGCTGGGAAGACGTACACCGTCCCTAGCGGTGTGACGCTGGAGGCTGGTTCTCAGGTGACGCTGCACACCGGGAGTGGTGAGGATACAGCGACAGATCTGTACTGGGGCCAGGGCTCGCCCGTCTGGAACAACGGCGGGGACACCGTGATCGTGCGAAACAGTGACGGGGATATCGTCCGTGAGGAGCAATACGATGGTTAA
- a CDS encoding DUF3006 domain-containing protein: MVNLQDGEYTAVVDSIEDELATVFFERDGESLGGDVIDATRLPEEAREVDSILHVTVEDGECTEWDYDPETTEERAEAAQSRFDRLSQRPPSGDETETDDEDTF, translated from the coding sequence ATGGTTAACCTTCAGGATGGTGAGTACACGGCGGTCGTCGACTCGATCGAAGACGAACTGGCGACGGTGTTCTTCGAACGGGATGGTGAGTCGCTCGGCGGTGACGTCATCGACGCCACGAGGCTCCCTGAGGAGGCCCGAGAGGTGGATTCGATTCTTCACGTCACGGTCGAGGATGGCGAGTGTACGGAGTGGGACTACGACCCCGAAACAACCGAAGAACGTGCGGAGGCTGCACAGAGTCGGTTCGATCGGCTCTCACAGCGTCCACCGTCAGGAGACGAAACAGAGACCGACGACGAGGACACGTTCTGA
- a CDS encoding type II toxin-antitoxin system HicB family antitoxin — protein MSTGREIRLVEEDDGWWSAIDRETGVASQGPTRQEALRNLDEAIEVTEEARADDTSAPEPDAPWFEDS, from the coding sequence ATGAGTACTGGGCGCGAAATACGTCTCGTCGAAGAAGACGACGGTTGGTGGTCGGCTATCGACCGGGAGACCGGTGTGGCGAGTCAGGGCCCGACCCGTCAAGAGGCTCTTCGGAACCTCGACGAGGCGATCGAGGTAACCGAGGAAGCTCGCGCCGACGATACCTCTGCCCCCGAACCGGACGCACCGTGGTTCGAGGATTCGTAG
- a CDS encoding type II toxin-antitoxin system HicA family toxin yields the protein MVTRDFSGREIVKVLQKFGYRHDKTRGDHAVLKYTHPDTGEKRTVTVPLHNRVRIGTLQSIAEQCGANDFREWCQWIDDHR from the coding sequence GTGGTGACACGTGACTTCTCCGGGCGGGAGATTGTCAAGGTCCTCCAGAAGTTCGGCTATCGCCACGACAAAACCCGCGGCGACCACGCCGTGCTAAAGTACACCCATCCAGACACGGGAGAGAAGCGGACGGTCACCGTCCCACTCCACAATCGTGTTCGCATCGGCACCCTCCAGAGTATCGCTGAGCAGTGTGGTGCCAACGACTTCCGGGAGTGGTGCCAGTGGATAGACGATCATCGGTAG